A single window of Ornithorhynchus anatinus isolate Pmale09 chromosome 3, mOrnAna1.pri.v4, whole genome shotgun sequence DNA harbors:
- the CSKMT gene encoding citrate synthase-lysine N-methyltransferase CSKMT, mitochondrial: MRRSSPFDPAQRLPEVGAVMAARPVLRPALLRVGQRTARGSSPPHACRGVGQTGLGGDLALGRRRWASTLSEALGEGAPPTRAPDFDWFFGFEEARGLLLPLLEEGAEPSSSSSSSSPPAPLGVLDVGCGTSGLGPGLYAHCPLPLDVLAVDVDGDAVARARRLFEAGGRRPVRAGHPASRLRFARADGRALGPACPPASRHVVVDKGTWDAVRRADGPAGAERLLAECLRVLRPRGTLVQLTDEDPDARLPCLERRAGRRPVTVHPLGPFGGVAYFAYLVRPLP; encoded by the coding sequence ATGCGCCGCAGCTCCCCTTTCGACCCAGCCCAGCGTCTCCCTGAGGTCGGGGCCGTCATGGCGGCCCGTCCGGTCCTGAGGCCCGCCCTCCTCCGGGTCGGGCAGCGCACCGCACGGGGCTCATCGCCTCCACATGCATGTCGTGGGGTGGGACAGACTGGTCTTGGTGGAGACTTGGCCCTCGGCCGTCGTCGCTGGGCCTCCACCCTCAGCGAAGCGTTGGGCGAGGGAGCCCCGCCAACCCGCGCGCCCGACTTCGACTGGTTCTTCGGCTTCGAGGAGGCGCGGGGGCTGCTGCTGCCCTTGCTGGAGGAGGGAGCGGagccgtcgtcctcgtcctcgtcctcgtcgcccccggccccgctgggcGTGCTGGACGTGGGCTGCGGGACGTCGGGGCTGGGCCCGGGCCTGTACGCCCACTGCCCGCTGCCCCTCGACGTGCTGGCCGTCGACGTCGACGGCGACGCGGTGGCCCGCGCGAGGCGACTCTTCGAGGCCGGAGGACGACGGCCGGTGCGGGCGGGCCATCCCGCCTCCCGCCTGCGCTTCGCGCGGGCCGACGGCCGCGCCCTGGGCCCCGCCTGCCCGCCGGCCTCCCGCCACGTGGTGGTGGACAAGGGCACGTGGGACGCCGTGCGGCGGGCCgacgggccggcgggggccgagcGGCTGCTGGCCGAGTGTCTGCGGGTGCTGCGGCCCCGCGGGACCCTGGTGCAGCTGACCGACGAGGACCCGGACGCCCGCCTGCCCTGCCTGGAGCGGCGGGCGGGGCGCCGCCCCGTCACCGTCCACCCGCTGGGACCCTTCGGGGGCGTCGCCTACTTCGCCTACCTGGTCCGGCCGCTTCCGTGA